The Drosophila suzukii chromosome 2 unlocalized genomic scaffold, CBGP_Dsuzu_IsoJpt1.0 scf_2c, whole genome shotgun sequence genome segment GATAAATCTGCCGCTCGTCACTGCCCCCAGAAATTAAACACCCTTTTGGTTTGAACACTTAGGATATtaacacaaaacaaaatgaTAATATATTTCTCTCTCTCTATTGGCTTAATGATTTTTCCTAATTTAATTATAAGAATGAAATTatctccaaaaccagttttagACATTTTTTAACATTGATAGAAAAGAGACGGAAATATTTTGTTCTATGACGCTGTAAATCATGATTCAATTTAGGAGTAAATGTGTCTAAATGGGATGGAGTTGGCAACCATCCTTGATGTAAATTGGTATTCATCGgtgggaatctgtgaaatcaataaattagaaaataaaactGCAAATATTAAACGGTTCTTTTCTTTAATTGTCTGATATCTTTGATTATATTCTGCTAActacatgttatgagttagTATCTAGTATTTAAGGTGatcaataataatataaaacaagaaCGGAggttaacaaaataataacgatcagttcgttattaattctaaaatatttaaagagataaaatctttatctgaagaattcaaaacagcctttaaagatcaagaaattccgcttagaaaatatcgCCTGCGCTTGCTTACTTacgatcttatgaatttaatggacacaattacactcgccaaaattgatgtatttaatactaaaatccTAAGCAATGACgatatacaaaaaaatgtataagcACGAAGATAGACCTGTAATTATAGCAGaccttttagatatatctgaatttaaaatcgctatgcatcaagatcttattataatttacataaaataccctattattaccgatcgttgtgacgtttacaattcaagatccatttcacatgatgatggaaaattattaattgataatcacgtcgcaaattgtagaaataagtactatgtaatgtctaattttaagacagaaatatttaataattattgcacactTAATCCAGGTGGTTCTTGTTTCACCAGATTAccaaatggagaaaaatcattttgtaacaaaatcagataaaacaaggaagaacgctatagtcgagtacatcgactatcagatacccgttactcagcttaagggaaatggagatatgcaagcagcaaagcaagaCTAAAATGCCCCACCTACCGACGGTAGACAGATtcaagcgttatgggcgttatagtgggcgtgtcaaatttttttttgatcaatcgataggtattgacgagaccaatacttttcgttatctagcatgaaaattgtgggcgtctcAGGTTTGggtggcttgtgggcgttaaagtgggcgtggcaaacttttttttgggtcaatcgataggtattgttaagaataatacatttcagttaaaatttttattctagcatcaaaactgtaggagccacagttttgggcggtttgtgggcgtttgagtgggcgtggcactctgctgaaacaaacttgcgctgcgtaagaagctcaggaatctgcacgccaaatctcaatagcctagctcttatagattccgagatctcagcgttcatacggatatacggacagacggacatggctagatcgactcggctagtgaccctgatcaagaatatatatactttatggggtcggaaacgcttccttctgcctgttatatactttccgacgaatccttttactctacgagtaacgggtataaaaactatgttcatgaatcgaggtggacatgatctcaaaactacgaattattgTGAACGCtctacattttgtaatcctaAACTGACATTGGAAACGTTCGCCTGCCTGTTCTATGCAAATTGCAGGAACGAAGccacaaaattaattttaaaatataataaaacatgttcgcaataccaaaataaatgattaaatgtattataatgctgcaaaataaacttttgaccttttttcgatttaaaattacaggtacggagaatggaaaatatttccttgactgagatatgtcggctacttgcgcgttgttgcgcggtcgttatttcaacccctattatgggacgtgttagagctagcagtcagccgtgagttcgttggcgtgaggcccatgatcttgtcaatgagcgtgctcCTTCATTCTTGTggatgtgtcccttttattgcggtcaggtaatggacaggtgcgcatgttcgagTAGCTCTTgtttgaatcccttttatgacatgtttatgacccatttgtggaaaggagagaatcgtATACAACTGACCAGTTAaataatatgctaattgtcccagaacccatCCTATACATCTACTAACTTCCCTATAGGTTATTCAATGCACCGTCCAAAAGGGATATTTCCACGATAAAAGGAAACAGCAATGGTATTAGGTTATTGTAACGCATATCCTTTTGAAAGTTACATACGTCACGATTGTCGCAGGAATTCGGGAAATACTCATcagaattattattattaaagaaaCAATTGTAATTATTACCCAAGAAacattaataattataatagccaattaaatttaaattcaagTTCAAGCAATTCAACAAACACTCAGCCTTCAACAAGTTATAATCGTAATTATCAAGAATCTAAAAATGCTCTAGCCCAAGCCAGAAGTCAAAATTCTTTAAGTTACCAAGCAGCACCATCTAATAATTTCTCGGAAAATGCTTCCCTTATTTTAGATTAATTATAACAGGAAAACTCATTTAAGCAATGGTAGACACAAGGTCATCTATCAATATAGTAAATACAAAATGTTAGGGACCTTGAAATTATCAAAgcaaaattaaatgttaatataATATATGAATCACTAGAATTAAATCAGAGTGTGatggtaaaaaataatatacaacAAAACTGTTATTTACATACATTATCAAACAAAAACGATGCTCTAATAGGAAGGGATTATTTAAAAGGGAGTAAAGACAAAATAAATTTAGAAGATGGAACGATGTACGGTCATGATAACAAGAAGAATAAGACCGCAGTATAATGCCTCAGTCCGCCATCACCAAAAGGAAAGATTGAAGAGGATAAGACCGCAATACAATGCCTTAATCCACCCTCATCTGATGATCaatcttttaattttgctattAATAACGAGCTTAGCGAATGTAATAAATTCAGGTTAGAACATTTAAGCGAAGAAGATAAAGGGTGTTTGGAAAAAGTTTTATTCGAATACAAATTTGACCTTTACAAGTACAATTAAACATTCCATTCAGAGCGAAAACGAGGTTCCtaattataaaaaacattATAAATATCCTAAACATTCGACGAAGAAGTCGACAAACAAATGAATGAGATTATGGAACAGGGAATAATTCGTAAATCGAAATCTCTTCACCGTTCACCCGTCTGTACAGTTCCTGACGCTTCAGGAAAATGAAATTTGGAGTAGTAATAGACTACCGAAGTTTGAATGAAATAACTATTAACAACAAATTTGCAATACCTAGAATGTCAGTATTTCACAACAATTGATTTAGCTGGAGGATTCCATTAAATCTAAATGGACCCTGAATCAATTCCTAAAACAGCATTCTCAACAAAAAAAGGTCAAGTTATATGAAACATTATTTGGGGGcacttacccaatttataagcAACATTGAGCCAAGACCCAATCTCCAAATAACTCCGACTGACTCCGAGATAAACCCGCGGTCAATTCTTTCTCTCAACTACGCCTCCAAAttattcccacccagatcagtTTTACACACTCCGCATCAAACGGATACCATAAACATCCAAGCCGATATTGTAGACATCAAAGCCCCAAAGCCAGCCCCCTCTCCAAATAACTCTGCCTGACTCCGAGATAAAACCGCGGTCAGCCACTTCTCTCAACTAAGTCTCCAAATTATTCCCACCCAGACCAGTTTCACACACTCCGCATCACACATATACTGTAAGCATCCAAGTCGATATTGTAAACATCAGAGCCCCTGAGCGAGCCCTGAAATCCGCCAACGTAAACACGAAATCGCAAAGGCGATTCCTAAAGTGCGCTAACGTAAACGCCAATTTCCGCTcgaattttaatttcaaatttaagtaGGGAATTCTTTTTTCCGACACTCTTGAGTCACTTTCTTTATCAATTTTGAGGTAAACAATTTTGAGATAAGTCTCTTAAGCAGAGGTTTTATTATTGATCATTGTACTCAAGGCagggcagtccgtttttgagaatCGTAACGAGCAGTTAAAACGAGTAAAAAATGAAGAGcagtgaaaaaaaaaattttcgacctttaaaattgtaaaattcAACAAATTCATTAGTGAGAAAGTTAATTGGCGTCCAACGTGGGGGCGCAtaactaaaattctaaaacgAGGCTTTAAAATAAAGACTAAAAATGCACTGCTctagacaattaaaaataattaaaagtaATCAAAtcatcaaaacaaaaaaccatcATCAAAACAAAAGAGAAACCAGGCTGAACTTCACATGGAAGGAAGAGACAAAAGTTTAAAgtctaaaaacaaaaagagaAGGACAACCCTTACAGGATCATCAATTAAGACGACCCCAAAACAGGATCATCAAGCAACAAAAAGACAAATAAAGAAGAAGATTCGAGAgcgatacatttttttatatataataatataagaaATTGGTATAAGGAAAAtaataacaagaaaggaagttaacttcgtcaagccgaagtttgtatacccttgcagttataagtattaaatttaaaaatacaaaaaatgataatCCCAAGATTATATgccaaaaaacaccaaagctataatttgtttcatattattttcccaccaattttccgatcgttttTATGGCGGTTATATGTTATAGTCGTGCGAATTTgattaatttgaaaattaaattcgaaaagcTTTAagctttggcatcaatggaaaggtaattaaaatgccgtttgaatgatacaaaacatttcttaacccattcagtacttattgaaaaacACGAATTTGTGTAAGCATctactttttaaacttttttcctcgacttgaaaacttaaatttttttgtgcaaaaagtttctttgtacaaaaataatagtaactgcaaaaagaatttttcaaaaatcattttgcttacattttttatgatttttttattttttaaaaaactgcTCTTGTTTTGTGCAATAGGTTCGTCTGGATTTCCGATTCGGGTTCCCGGAAGGATAAGACTCGCCATGAGGTCGGCTCCGATGATGAGATCTATGCGCTTCGAGCGATAGTATAGAGGATCCGAGAGCTGGAGGCCGTTGATGTGTTTCCAATTTGGAGGCGAAAACGATTGGTTTGGTAGAGGTGAGGTCAGCGAGTTCAGAACGTACGCAGAGTCAACAACTAGATTGAACGTTGGGTTTAGCGACGTTCGGATGCAGCATCTTGCCGCAAAGTTGCACCGTTGACCAGTAGTTTGGCCGACGCCGGCGATCGAAGCGCGGATTCTGCATCGTGGAAGTTGGAGAGCTTGGACGGTATGCTCTGAGATTATTGTAGCTTCCGACCCCTGATCGATGAGGGCAGTTATTGATGCTAGAGCGCCGCTCTGGGGGTGGCAAACAATAATCCGTGCGGTAGCTAATAGGATATTCTGTCGCGTTGCGTGGGAGGCTGTGGAAGAATAACATTGGAGGTTTGGATTAGGGGGCTAACTGGTGAGGTGTCGGTATTCATAATCGAAGCGATATGTGGTTGACTGGATGATACGGTCGGCGAGTAAGGTTGGGATGCTTGTGTTATGCTTGGCGCCGCTGCCGGATGAAGTAGAGAATGGTGACGAAGCACAGGCGGGCTTGGTTGCGCGTGGTTGTTATAAACCGAGATACGTTTTGTGGTGTGATGATCTAGTGATGATCCAGATTTGTTGGTGCCCGAACAGTTTCTATTTTCATTAACCGGTTGTTGAGAAACTGTTCGAGATCCTTATACGGAGTGCGTTTCTTTCGGTAATTTTGCAGTCAAATAATGGGCGAGCCAGTGATCCCCGTCCTGCAACGACGCGTTGATGGTGTTACAGGCGGCTGCGCAGACGTTGACTGCACTGATCATAGATCGAATATCACCGGGCTTCTCCTTGCCTATGCTTGGCAACTGGTACAACATGTTCATGTGATTGGAGAAGACCACGCGTGGATTGTTATAGCGCTGAATTAGTGTGTCCCATGCCACCGTATAGTTAGCGGCCGTCAACGGAATTTGACGAATATCGCAACCAGCTGGCAGAGATTCCTTGAGGAAATGAAACCGTTGAATGTTGTCCAGCCGCTCATTTTGATGAATTAACCGAGTGAAGGCGTCATAATATCCTGGCCAGTCCACGCAGTTTCCGCTAAACTTGGGTACTGGCAGATGTGGCATGTGGACACGTGCGTCGGCAACCGTCGACACGGCGGTTGGTGCAGAGGCTGAGGACGGCGTCACTGGGAACTTTATTCGTTGGCCTTCAGCTACAAGGCAATAGGTTTCCATGTACAGATCCTCAAAACTGACAGCGATCTTCTTGGCGTGATAGTCCGTTTTGGCATATCCCTCGGTGCAGATGATAACTTGATGGGTGGTCTCAAAAGCCGCATTTAAACTCTCGATTTGCTGCAGGTGCTTCTTATAATAGCTTTCAGATTTGCGAGACGCGGAATCCTTCTTACAGTTCTGCTACAGACGCGTTAGACTTTGAAGACGCTCCTTTTGAAGTGTAACAAAACCTGCTAAGGCCGGATCATCAGCTTCGTGGTCAGACATATTATGAGAATTTTTACCAAATAGCTCTGCTTGATAAATCAAAAAAAGGCAACCGTACTCTGAATTTACGTAACGTTGACTATAGCGTCAGCGCAGCCTGTGCTGTTTTCCGATTCCACTTTGAGTAGGAGTATTCCCTTGGTTGCGAAATTATAACGGGTCTTCTTGCAGTacccgtgtgtgtgtgtgtgtgtagaaGCGCTGTCAGCCGACCGGGTGTGTTGCTATTGATGACTGTGCTCTGTCGGTGTGAGAGCACGTGTTGGGGGCACAAACGAAGACGATCGCAATTTGTGTTAGATAGGGTGATTGGTGTTATGCTTTATAACTAACAATTGAAAGATTAAACTGAGATTTTTCAACTTCAAGCAAAAGTCCCCTCATGGGCCACCATGTTAAGTTGTGACGCCGTGCCGGAAATGCTATGTTCGGCTGTCATAGTAAGAGGGGCTCTTGGGAGTAGGTAAACGACTGAAGTTCAAAGATAACAGTTTAACCTTTAATTCATTAGCTTATAATGTGTACACTTCACTCTTGATCATTAATTAACTTTACAAGTAAATGGGTCGCAATGGACAGAAAGTCAAAGCCTGCGATGTTGTTCCGGTCGCTGAAGCTCGTAGTTctcctcttcttcttcttctcgCAAGCTCTGTAGAGTTGCCAGATGTCCTGACCTTCGTCTTCAGTTGGCAGGGCTATCAGCTGTGTATACGAACCAAGTACCGTGGGACTGAACACTTAAGTTAAGCTACGCTTAGTTAGTCCAATTTTCAAAGTGTAACAATAAACACccacgcacgtcgcgtaaaaaaaCCATTCTCTTATATTTctataaataagaaaaaaaggCCAAGCGATTagaaaagttgaaaaattaaaatttaatctgaaaaaattttatatatgAAAATAGAAATGTTGAAAGGAtacaaaatcgaaaatttaaCAGGGAAAAATGTAAAGTACGAAAATagaaatttttattattgttaataaaattactttaaaatgGGTACATAGCACAGCGCGCAGCAACCAGTCAGCAGCAAATCGCGGCAGCGACATCGGcagaagcagcaacaactCGTGACCGCGTAAAACACAcgtaaaaattaatttaatgagttttctttaaattgcTTGCAAAGGTTAATGTACTTTAAGATTATCGCTTTTAAATTGGAAGACACTTGGAACATTCGCAAAAATctctaaaaaaaatcaaagagTAAAAAGCCCTCCCTCCCGCGCCCTTACTATTGCTTTTCAGCAATTTCAATTATACATTCAACTGATAAGAATTAGGTAAATAAAATTGGTAGACCAATGAATTGGTCTTAGGGTAGTGtaacgtgggcatattagtgcccgagtcctgacagggacttgggccgagggagaggcgtccgatgttcaggcaacATTTGCCGgcttaagctacgtcgtattcgggtcgtgcgATCTTGGTATGCCTCTCtgctctccaacataacgagaataaataattaaagtgcctggaaaataattcTAATccataaagttcgtcagtcgtcagtccacactgccccacaagcttagctgtcgctttatcgaaatacgatcgggctgttttttggccatattccgtccccttcacacattcgtgtgccaatggatcgtcgcgggccgcgcaatacgatcccctattgtcaaggttgtccgtcgaaagttatgtcattgttcttgacctactccacttcaCGCGTCAGCACACACCCCTTAATAAAGCTTTAGCACTTCATGGTTTTGATATCTTTTAACATTATAAATTAATTGGGTAATATATATATCGGCGTGCACCGTGGATGAGTATCGAACTTACCTgcgaaggtgcacacatcagcaaaatgctgactattcacgactacaaacgtcgcttagagggctcttgcaattgtacatacaaCAACAAGGCTAGTACTCGCCGCTAAAatagtttatagtagtctataaaactgaaggatactgcacgaatatttatatatgtatgtttataagaaaggaaccatGTTCCGAAAAACtaaccccctctttaaatcctggaagatgagatctcgacgctccggatcctagGCTTTgcgaaaatattatattgtatatatatatataaatattagtgcaccaaaatacggctgttctcaAGTACACCAATTcacttaataaaaaaatactatgccagaggcatgcgacttcttcaacggctggtggagagactCTTCCTTTCTAATTGttcatcatgattcgcactttgtctattgactcggttggtttaaatgtatttaaacGCATTTTTGAATGCATCCAATGTTTTTTGACTTTCACTTGTTCATCAATTGTATTACTTAAGGACATTGGTCTTTGGTTACGCATAGGATAAGTTTAGCTTTGATTGGCTcttttaatacatttatattgcatcacttcTTTCTCCGAAGTATGCTATTGGTCACTATTCTTTAGAACGGATGACTCCTACAGTTGAACACAAATATCACAGTATGTCAGATGTCATACTTATTATTGATCCTCTCCACATTCTTTGATGCCAATGGCGGCGCTGATCCGACACATAAGATTCTTTCGAGCTGCGATCCGTGtcctcctcaaggactgttggatatggtggctggtcctggtggcagaagactccgtGGACGACtaccccagggaaagtcgccttccctcggagctgccggcttccgtcagcaaaacacccaaatggattctctgcctttttttaattgtctaaggtctttattaccagactagagcttttacttggcggccggtatggatcggataaactaggtgttcccagcTACGAATATTGTTTCTTGATttctgctatcttgggagtcaacggccggctgttccctttgccagctaccggagtatgctTACCAGTAGGTCGTTCGTGGCCGtcgttctggccacgcgacgcCCGAGAATTTCCGACTTACATTTTCTTCTGCccttaccagtatgagtctggttagtcacatgcacccctgCCCCTGgcaaagattcgtcgttgtttctctgtgtgaatctttctatgtagagggcgtacgtaacagtaGAGCCAAAAAGGGGAAAGTAATTGTTTAAgttgtttattatttaatagaaTAAATTTGCCGCGCATTCTGCTCTCTCTTAGCGTTGGGAGCGCTTTTCattctcatttttattgtcttgCTTTTTTTTCCCCCTGCGCCATGAGAGACcaaaacataaaatagacTATGTATGGATGTAAGGATTTATGGtttaaattgttaaatattCAATAGAACAAGTTAGTTAGAATAAGTTCTCTTGTTTCTGTCACGCTATTTATTTGAACTAGCGCCGATAAAGAGAGAGCAAGACATAACACACTAATAACAGCTCAGTTTG includes the following:
- the LOC139354173 gene encoding uncharacterized protein — protein: METYCLVAEGQRIKFPVTPSSASAPTAVSTVADARVHMPHLPVPKFSGNCVDWPGYYDAFTRLIHQNERLDNIQRFHFLKESLPAGCDIRQIPLTAANYTVAWDTLIQRYNNPRVVFSNHMNMLYQLPSIGKEKPGDIRSMISAVNVCAAACNTINASLQDGDHWLAHYLTAKLPKETHSV